Proteins encoded together in one Palaemon carinicauda isolate YSFRI2023 chromosome 45, ASM3689809v2, whole genome shotgun sequence window:
- the LOC137634970 gene encoding THO complex subunit 6 homolog: MVQQQTLKHLYQTIYSQAVSAECGLLSVGNSDGKLYIFDLKSGSASRESAVGDHLRSPSHILNVHTDSIYSMISADSFCVTGTTGTITGRRWNDLRQQQSSVAWTISLDCDQANFGTPEVNSLAYDNERRVIYAACGDWRTHVYDLETGKRLQTLDGHDDYVHDVAIGQSGKLVASSAEDGGVFIWDPRSGREPRHKIFPHTNEQLARPTFGRFITSVDVDNDWLVCGGGPRAGVFHLRSLALTTVLPPSKIIHVAKFTRYAEGGDRGGIVVAGVMPHIYVCSLAGQVTAQLPCSSPCIYTVHVTRKPYTVMTYGGMSSKLDVCYNLNYRDHIVSLHED, translated from the exons ATGGTGCAACAACAAACACTCAAACATCTGTACCAGACCATTTATAGTCAAGCTGTTTCTGCGGAATGCGGACTTCTCTCAGTCGGAAACAGTGATGGCAAATTATACATTTTTGA CCTCAAAAGCGGGAGTGCCAGCCGTGAGTCAGCAGTTGGCGATCACTTACGATCACCATCGCACATCTTGAATGTTCACACAGACTCTATTTACTCTATGATAAGTGCAGATTCCTTTTGTGTAACTGGAACTACTGGCACAATTACG GGTCGCAGATGGAATGACCTGAGACAGCAACAATCTAGTGTTGCTTGGACAATATCCCTGGATTGCGATCAGGCCAACTTTGGG acCCCAGAAGTAAATTCCTTGGCTTATGATAATGAACGCAGAGTAATTTATGCAGCTTGTGGTGACTGGAGAACGCATGTCTATGACCTAGAGACTGGGAAGAGGCTTCAGACTCTTGACGGGCATGATGACTATGTCCATGATGTTGCAATAGGTCAAAG TGGGAAACTTGTAGCAAGCAGTGCAGAAGATGGAGGAGTCTTCATCTGGGATCCTCGCTCTGGGCGTGAGCCTCGCCATAAAATTTTCCCGCATACGAATGAACAGCTTGCAAGGCCCACATTTGGAAGGTTTATTACATCAGTAGATGTTGATAATGATTGGTTG GTTTGTGGAGGTGGTCCTCGTGCCGGTGTTTTCCACTTGCGTTCCCTTGCATTAACGACAGTTTTGCCCCCTTCTAAAATTATTCATGTCGCAAAGTTCACTCGATATGCAGAAGGAGGTGATCGTGGGGGCATCGTTGTAGCAG GTGTGATGCCTCACATATATGTGTGCAGTTTAGCTGGGCAAGTGACAGCTCAACTACCTTGTTCTTCTCCATGTATTTACACTGTACATGTTACTAGGAAACCATACACA gtgatgaCTTATGGCGGTATGAGTTCAAAATTAGATGTATGCTACAATTTAAATTACCGTGATCATATTGTATCCTTACATGAAGACTAG